The Streptomyces camelliae genome window below encodes:
- a CDS encoding SAM-dependent methyltransferase — MTQDGGPAVQIDTSKPHPARIYDYLLGGKDNYEVDQRAGDQLAAAAPEVWISVRANRAFLHRAVRYVVDNGVRQILDIGTGLPTSPNVHEVAQELADDVRVAYVDNDPIVKAHADALLSRAGTTSIVLADLRDPQSVIDHPEVRRIIDFGRPVALFLVAILHFIRDADEPERIVATLRDALPAGSFLVLSHATGDFADDRSDAEAVYNSATATMNLRSRDRVERFFDGFDLVEPGLTQVPFWRPDTTPPAGSEAIGFYGAVGRKTV, encoded by the coding sequence GTGACTCAGGACGGCGGCCCGGCCGTGCAGATCGACACCAGCAAGCCGCATCCCGCGCGGATCTACGACTACCTCCTGGGCGGCAAGGACAACTACGAGGTGGACCAGCGGGCGGGCGACCAACTGGCCGCGGCGGCGCCCGAGGTGTGGATCTCCGTGCGGGCCAACCGGGCCTTTCTGCACCGTGCGGTGCGGTACGTCGTCGACAACGGCGTCCGCCAGATCCTCGACATCGGCACCGGGCTGCCCACCTCGCCGAACGTGCACGAGGTCGCCCAGGAGCTGGCCGACGACGTACGCGTCGCCTATGTCGACAACGACCCGATCGTGAAGGCGCACGCCGACGCGCTGCTCAGCCGGGCCGGCACGACCAGCATCGTGCTCGCCGACCTGCGCGATCCGCAGTCCGTCATCGATCACCCCGAGGTCCGCCGGATCATCGACTTCGGCCGGCCGGTCGCCCTGTTCCTCGTCGCCATCCTCCACTTCATCCGCGACGCGGACGAGCCCGAGCGGATCGTGGCCACCCTGCGTGACGCGCTCCCGGCCGGCAGCTTCCTGGTGCTCTCGCACGCGACGGGCGACTTCGCCGACGACCGCAGCGACGCCGAGGCCGTCTACAACAGCGCGACGGCCACCATGAACCTGCGCTCCCGCGACCGGGTCGAGCGGTTCTTCGACGGTTTCGACCTGGTCGAACCCGGCCTGACCCAGGTCCCGTTCTGGCGCCCGGACACCACCCCGCCGGCCGGTTCCGAGGCGATCGGCTTCTACGGCGCGGTGGGCCGTAAAACCGTGTGA